One Curtobacterium sp. MCLR17_032 genomic window carries:
- a CDS encoding FtsK/SpoIIIE domain-containing protein, which translates to MRLLIELDDRREAVEVDGWANASCLGELIESAIGLALEPGTTLAVDGHRTSVDTPLRDLVLLEGSRIARTPEERPQLVEGWTVTLAGGLVTGAVVSVPRSRRLVVGRAPQADLVLPTESASWEHCTIEREDDGVRIRDAGSTNGTVVAGERLDEDGVLVTVGTSVIVGGAVLLVRPDLHETPVPAPGSLPNLTPAATAPFNRPPRPGRNTAVEPVSPPTKRDVPPASKFSWITVAAPLVLAGAMVLLLGDARFALFALLSPVTAIGMWFEQKHRRAKNLKEEDDRFAGAVEEFSGEITAAAAIEAARRQELVPDPASVVRRALLPATTLWQRRADDVDFLSLHAGTGDAPWRPELDSRATQTKLEDDAKAAIESSKLTAAPVVADLSDAGVVGIVGDREGALALARSLLVQATVHCGPADLTVGVFCDRGREDDWSWASWLPHARVAGSSTGQRWMSAQRDQGAAVLRGLRESIDELPTPELLVLIDSEVLTEGRDAPARSLLGHGRSALGQVRRPGERPRRVSGIVIATNEQQLPAACTTIITVGADAAATVYRPEDRTRVEDVVLAGLSPEAAELCARHVAHFDDPELLVPGASLPALVRLPDLLANEASASEPSGAAAIRAAWEARTGFSTPIGSSESGVLEIDLVRDGPHGLVGGTTGSGKSEFLRSFVAGLAARNDPTRLNFLLVDFKGGAAFAACERLPHTIGTISNLDEQLADRAIRALEAELGRRQRVFAAAGADIDNLDAYLATKPAEPMPRLLFVVDEFAMLAKDFPDVLTSLVAIAAVGRTLGVHMVLATQRPAGVVSEDILANTNMRVALRVQSREDSTNVIGVPSAAGIGRQQTGRAYVKLGQDDITPVQTALVTGRARDLRAEQPVTVRPTDVFGVPAPIAFSAPAASDLTDLDVLIDAISAANDEAGYAPPRPIWPEALGTSVPLDTLVPADGQAGAPSTVPVALADDPDNQRQVTTGWDRNEGNLMLMGIPGSGTSTALASIALQLARTTSPEDLDLLVLDMGAGDLAPLADLPHTSAYVGSGAGGGELQARMLRYLRTELDRRRSAPGGRRAVVLLDGLAALRDEYQDFEGQQLLDALYRVYAEGPALGISFAVTTTRAKAVPSAMDEVTTQKWLFRLADPYDYATIGVRPKDVPPPVPGRFIDSISKLQSHVGTPSGSLTEAVRAVAEQWPGTTPKASAVGRLPGAVAVADLGVPARFDTEPWHMPVGIAEDDLGTAVLEVYDGEHVLVAGPARSGKSSVLLALAESARNADGVRPAVWAICDRRSPLASGPFDRVAVGADEVPALLAGLRLERGPVLLLIDDAERFDDADQSIASVLSTERPGLCVVASGRSADLRSMYSHWTRAVRKSRCGVLLQPDVDYDGELLGVTLPRRSPVALTVGRGYAASGGAVRLVQTASAAS; encoded by the coding sequence ATGCGTCTGCTGATCGAGCTCGACGACCGACGTGAAGCGGTGGAGGTCGACGGCTGGGCGAACGCCAGCTGCCTCGGCGAACTGATCGAGTCGGCGATCGGCCTCGCGCTGGAGCCCGGCACGACCCTCGCGGTCGACGGGCACCGGACGAGCGTCGACACGCCCCTCCGTGACCTGGTCCTGCTCGAGGGCTCACGCATCGCCCGCACGCCCGAGGAACGCCCGCAGCTCGTGGAGGGCTGGACGGTCACCCTGGCGGGTGGGCTCGTCACCGGTGCGGTGGTGTCCGTGCCACGGTCCCGGAGGCTCGTGGTCGGCCGCGCCCCGCAGGCGGACCTGGTCCTGCCCACCGAGAGCGCCTCGTGGGAGCACTGCACGATCGAGCGGGAGGACGACGGCGTCCGGATCCGAGACGCCGGCTCCACGAACGGCACCGTGGTGGCGGGGGAGCGGCTCGACGAGGACGGCGTGCTCGTCACCGTCGGCACGAGCGTCATCGTGGGTGGAGCGGTCCTGCTCGTCCGCCCGGACCTGCACGAGACACCGGTGCCCGCGCCGGGCTCCCTGCCGAACCTGACCCCGGCGGCGACGGCTCCCTTCAACCGCCCGCCCCGTCCCGGCCGCAACACGGCGGTCGAGCCGGTGTCCCCGCCGACGAAGCGTGACGTGCCGCCGGCGTCGAAGTTCAGCTGGATCACCGTCGCCGCTCCGCTGGTCCTCGCCGGCGCGATGGTGCTCCTGCTCGGCGACGCCCGGTTCGCGCTCTTCGCCCTCCTCAGCCCGGTCACGGCGATCGGCATGTGGTTCGAGCAGAAGCACCGCCGGGCCAAGAACCTCAAGGAAGAGGACGACCGCTTCGCCGGAGCGGTCGAGGAGTTCAGCGGCGAGATCACCGCGGCCGCCGCGATCGAGGCTGCCCGGCGTCAGGAACTCGTGCCGGACCCGGCCAGCGTGGTGCGCCGCGCGCTGCTGCCCGCGACGACGCTCTGGCAGCGTCGTGCCGACGACGTCGACTTCCTCAGCCTGCACGCCGGCACCGGGGACGCGCCCTGGCGGCCGGAACTGGACTCGCGAGCGACGCAGACGAAGCTCGAGGACGACGCGAAGGCCGCGATCGAGTCGAGCAAGCTCACCGCCGCACCCGTCGTCGCCGACCTCAGCGACGCCGGGGTGGTCGGGATCGTCGGTGACCGCGAGGGCGCCCTCGCACTGGCCCGCAGCCTCCTGGTCCAGGCGACCGTGCACTGCGGACCCGCCGACCTGACCGTCGGCGTGTTCTGTGACCGGGGCCGCGAGGACGACTGGTCCTGGGCCTCCTGGCTGCCGCACGCCCGCGTCGCCGGCAGCAGCACCGGCCAGCGCTGGATGTCGGCGCAGCGCGACCAGGGTGCGGCGGTCCTCCGGGGTCTCCGCGAGTCGATCGACGAACTGCCGACGCCGGAGCTGCTCGTCCTCATCGACTCCGAGGTCCTCACCGAGGGCCGTGACGCCCCGGCCCGTAGCCTGCTCGGTCACGGTCGGAGCGCGCTCGGCCAGGTGCGCCGTCCGGGCGAACGTCCGCGCCGGGTGAGCGGCATCGTCATCGCGACGAACGAGCAGCAGCTCCCCGCGGCCTGCACCACGATCATCACGGTCGGCGCGGACGCCGCGGCCACCGTCTACCGACCGGAGGACCGGACCCGCGTCGAGGACGTCGTGCTCGCCGGCCTGTCGCCCGAGGCCGCCGAGCTCTGCGCCCGCCACGTCGCCCACTTCGACGACCCGGAACTCCTGGTGCCCGGGGCGTCGCTGCCGGCCCTCGTCCGCCTGCCCGACCTGCTGGCGAACGAGGCCAGTGCGAGCGAACCGTCCGGTGCCGCCGCCATCCGAGCCGCCTGGGAGGCCCGCACCGGCTTCTCGACGCCGATCGGCTCGTCGGAGAGCGGCGTCCTCGAGATCGACCTGGTCCGCGACGGCCCGCACGGCCTGGTCGGTGGCACGACCGGCTCCGGCAAGAGCGAGTTCCTGCGGTCCTTCGTCGCCGGGCTCGCCGCCCGCAACGACCCGACGCGCCTCAACTTCCTGCTCGTGGACTTCAAGGGCGGCGCCGCGTTCGCCGCCTGTGAGCGTCTGCCGCACACGATCGGCACGATCAGCAACCTCGACGAGCAGCTCGCCGACCGGGCGATCCGTGCCCTCGAGGCCGAGCTCGGTCGTCGGCAGCGGGTGTTCGCCGCCGCGGGTGCGGACATCGACAACCTCGACGCGTACCTGGCGACGAAGCCGGCAGAGCCGATGCCGCGCCTGCTGTTCGTGGTGGACGAGTTCGCGATGCTGGCGAAGGACTTCCCGGACGTCCTCACCTCGCTCGTGGCGATCGCTGCCGTCGGTCGTACCCTCGGCGTCCACATGGTCCTCGCGACCCAGCGGCCGGCCGGTGTGGTGAGCGAGGACATCCTCGCCAACACGAACATGCGCGTCGCCCTGCGGGTGCAGAGCCGCGAGGACTCCACGAACGTCATCGGCGTCCCCTCCGCCGCGGGTATCGGCCGCCAGCAGACCGGTCGCGCCTACGTGAAGCTCGGGCAGGACGACATCACGCCGGTCCAGACCGCGCTGGTCACCGGCCGTGCCCGCGACCTCCGCGCCGAACAGCCGGTCACCGTCCGCCCGACCGACGTCTTCGGTGTGCCGGCCCCGATCGCCTTCAGCGCTCCGGCGGCCTCGGACCTCACCGACCTCGACGTCCTCATCGACGCCATCTCGGCCGCCAACGACGAGGCCGGGTACGCCCCGCCCCGCCCGATCTGGCCGGAGGCGCTCGGCACCTCCGTCCCGCTCGACACCCTGGTCCCCGCCGACGGCCAGGCCGGCGCACCGAGCACGGTCCCGGTCGCCCTCGCCGACGACCCGGACAACCAGCGCCAGGTCACGACCGGGTGGGACCGCAACGAGGGCAACCTCATGCTCATGGGCATCCCCGGCAGCGGCACGAGCACGGCGCTGGCGTCGATCGCCCTGCAGCTCGCACGGACCACGAGCCCCGAGGACCTCGACCTCCTGGTGCTCGACATGGGTGCCGGTGACCTGGCCCCGCTCGCCGACCTGCCGCACACCAGCGCCTACGTCGGGTCCGGAGCCGGTGGAGGTGAACTGCAGGCCCGCATGCTCCGCTACCTCCGGACCGAGCTCGACCGTCGCCGTTCCGCCCCGGGTGGTCGCCGCGCGGTCGTCCTGCTCGATGGTCTCGCCGCGCTCCGTGACGAGTACCAGGACTTCGAGGGCCAGCAGCTCCTCGACGCCCTGTACCGCGTCTACGCCGAGGGCCCGGCGCTGGGCATCTCCTTCGCGGTGACGACGACCCGCGCGAAGGCGGTCCCCTCGGCCATGGACGAGGTCACGACGCAGAAGTGGCTCTTCCGCCTCGCCGACCCGTACGACTACGCGACGATCGGTGTCCGCCCGAAGGACGTCCCGCCGCCGGTCCCGGGCCGCTTCATCGACTCGATCAGCAAGCTGCAGTCACACGTCGGCACCCCGAGCGGCAGCCTGACCGAGGCCGTCCGTGCCGTCGCCGAGCAGTGGCCCGGCACCACGCCGAAGGCCAGCGCGGTCGGCCGTCTCCCCGGAGCCGTCGCCGTCGCCGACCTCGGCGTGCCGGCGCGCTTCGACACCGAACCGTGGCACATGCCGGTCGGCATCGCCGAGGACGACCTCGGTACCGCCGTCCTCGAGGTCTACGACGGCGAGCACGTCCTGGTGGCGGGTCCGGCGCGCTCCGGCAAGTCGTCCGTGCTCCTCGCCCTGGCCGAGTCGGCGCGGAACGCCGACGGCGTCCGACCGGCCGTCTGGGCCATCTGCGACCGACGCTCCCCGCTGGCCTCCGGCCCGTTCGACCGCGTCGCCGTGGGCGCGGACGAGGTCCCGGCGCTCCTGGCCGGCCTCCGCCTCGAGCGCGGTCCGGTGCTGTTGCTCATCGACGACGCCGAGCGGTTCGACGACGCCGACCAGAGCATCGCGTCGGTGCTGTCGACCGAACGCCCGGGCCTCTGCGTCGTGGCCTCCGGTCGGTCCGCCGACCTCCGCTCGATGTACAGCCACTGGACGCGGGCGGTCCGCAAGTCGCGGTGCGGCGTGCTCCTGCAGCCGGACGTCGACTACGACGGTGAGCTCCTCGGCGTGACCCTGCCCCGCCGGTCCCCGGTGGCGCTGACCGTCGGTCGTGGGTACGCCGCCTCGGGAGGCGCGGTCCGCCTCGTGCAGACCGCCTCCGCCGCCAGCTGA
- a CDS encoding DUF6531 domain-containing protein gives MADQLHANTDPIEFDDATADALGSAMRGAASAIDGQVGSRQSYVSTASQEFRGHFSDLFTENASIAKSDGSTISDMMRTVAGWVDKMKAAAAEERERRRKAREWQEQQADRNGFEKWWDDTFGTGNPPDIENEPAPPFGPADVQPKPRQTPSPGAGGGGAGTSSAKPEDLRSFATGSTTLNTELSGRPALLRGKLADFASRCSWGTINADGLVAGFERWLAANDQDVAWATTIADAFAAAGGEGSVSTVSDAALGAALQAAGVSANRTDLQIDPPTAYGAQPTTGYSMDPVNTTTGNFLEPELDLAHDGASASLRFTRMYNSLDRRVGLFGPGWASVLDTRLLLDDEGASFVGADGRLIRFPRAGSGWARGVGEDRWLAAEDDLLVVRDNEGGRIDFTPAGLWLGESAGPGTAVHVERDADDAVLRLRHERGRSVDVEYVDGRVALLRASDGRRVEYGYDDRGRLLSVTTALGTRTYGWDDDDLVVTVTSADGVLEVDNTYDAHRRVVQQISPHGRRVRFAYLPGRVTVVSDHDGTRSNSWIADPKGRLVGVIDSDDRRQSMSYDPHGNLVSATERDGSVTVHAYDGRGRRIRTVTPTGGDLTYGYDDADRVTTVVTESGSVVTYEYDGDERDPAVVTDPMGGRTELRWQHGLLVRVVDPTGVTLDLDHDAAGELVAVTNAVGDTARIERDDAGRAVASVSPTGARTEYRHDAAGQVIARRDPDGSTWTAEYTVGGRVSAVTDPTGARTALAWGADGELAATTDALGRTTRRTYDDQGNPLQVTLPSGASWTFAHDALSRLQSVVDPTGAVWRREYGVNGDLRAVTDPTGVRREFSDDPATGIATLADAFATTTVRSDEFGRPVEVTSDETGTELVTYDACGRPVELVDGEGGLTRLERDLAGRIVAIVAPSGQRTTYEYDACGRPSAAVDALGNRTTVTYDAESRVVARTLPTGDVERTEYDVAGRVVARTTPGEGTSRWRWDAAGRLVSVHDTRHGRRRFRYDAAGQLVEAENGLGGVTTYTYDADGHLVGATDPLGGVTRYTYDRSGRLTGITDPLGRSTTARYDAAGRRTEQTDPDGHVLRWTYDAAGREEQLSVDGTVVADTAYDTTRRAVVVTDHTRGPGRDTEHELCFDRRGLLVRRSRGGRATSWQYDADGRRTARTDPDGRRTTWRRDVLGRIVAVERDGLTPAVFSSDALGRIVQASTGDVIQSWSYERGSLVEHTVTTPNGSTTTRIERDEDDRISAIAGSDGRVVYGHDAAAQLVSALDGSGSGRTWQYDAGGRLVAETVDGAGQRHEYDAAGQLLVTTTADGSRTEFVHDGLGRRVRRTAPDGSTTEYAWSDLGFLAGVVERDASYGETGRIEVWTDALGEVADAGGAEVWWDTAAGVPSLTSVGATPVLELPGGIVAVDGDWTASGWRGERATDAADPWALLASTVGAAGRAELPAGIGLTPGGSLSIGGMEWLGARVYDPVAKGFLSTDPLAPIVGAGWAGNPYSYAGNDPLHAIDPLGLRPATDKDLQAYRDAHQGGLKTWADEHAMLIAGVAIVAGVVLMCTGVGGPAGVALMAASGALISGGISVGTQKLQNGSVDWNKAGVDAVIGGVGGAAGGGAALGLSKLAPAVGNVGGQVVQRAAAPIFSTVGRSTIAAGTSGAASNMTDYAFNGENQTVGGYVQNAAVGFGTGAAFNLGAGKASSTVLDRLDIEPRFPTGRHVRLPEGGVAPNIARWNSAVDGVVDHVAGGAASVVNDVLVGKDPGDYLQDGINGIVSGVG, from the coding sequence ATGGCTGACCAGCTGCACGCCAACACCGATCCGATCGAGTTCGACGACGCCACCGCTGATGCGCTCGGCAGTGCCATGCGCGGCGCAGCCAGTGCGATCGACGGGCAGGTCGGGAGCCGTCAGTCGTACGTGTCGACGGCGTCGCAGGAGTTCCGCGGACACTTCTCGGACCTGTTCACCGAGAACGCGAGCATCGCGAAGAGCGACGGCTCCACCATCTCGGACATGATGCGCACCGTGGCGGGCTGGGTCGACAAGATGAAAGCGGCCGCCGCGGAAGAGCGCGAACGCCGCCGCAAGGCGCGCGAGTGGCAGGAACAGCAGGCCGACCGCAACGGCTTCGAGAAGTGGTGGGACGACACCTTCGGCACCGGGAACCCGCCCGACATCGAGAACGAGCCCGCGCCTCCCTTCGGTCCGGCCGACGTCCAACCGAAGCCGCGGCAGACGCCGTCGCCGGGCGCCGGAGGCGGGGGAGCCGGCACGTCGTCGGCCAAGCCCGAGGACCTCCGGTCCTTCGCCACCGGTTCGACGACACTGAACACCGAGTTGTCGGGCAGGCCCGCGCTGCTCCGCGGCAAGCTGGCCGACTTCGCATCCCGGTGCTCGTGGGGCACGATCAACGCCGACGGGCTGGTCGCCGGGTTCGAACGGTGGCTCGCCGCCAACGACCAGGACGTCGCGTGGGCGACGACCATCGCCGACGCCTTCGCCGCCGCCGGGGGCGAGGGCTCGGTCTCCACGGTCTCGGACGCCGCGCTCGGGGCAGCGCTCCAGGCAGCGGGAGTGTCCGCCAACCGGACCGACCTGCAGATCGATCCGCCAACGGCGTACGGCGCACAGCCGACGACGGGGTACTCGATGGACCCGGTGAACACGACGACCGGCAACTTCCTCGAGCCCGAGCTCGACCTCGCACACGACGGTGCGTCCGCATCGCTCCGGTTCACGCGCATGTACAACTCCCTCGACCGGCGGGTCGGGCTCTTCGGCCCCGGTTGGGCGTCCGTCCTCGACACCCGGCTGCTCCTCGACGACGAGGGCGCGTCCTTCGTCGGCGCCGACGGCCGGCTCATCCGCTTCCCCCGCGCCGGCAGCGGCTGGGCACGCGGCGTCGGCGAGGACCGGTGGCTCGCCGCAGAAGACGACCTGCTGGTCGTGCGGGACAACGAGGGCGGCCGCATCGACTTCACGCCGGCCGGACTCTGGCTCGGCGAGAGCGCCGGACCGGGCACCGCCGTCCACGTGGAACGGGACGCCGACGATGCCGTCCTGCGGCTGCGACACGAACGCGGACGCTCCGTGGACGTCGAGTACGTCGACGGCCGTGTGGCCCTGCTGCGTGCCTCCGACGGACGCCGGGTCGAGTACGGGTACGACGACCGGGGACGACTGCTGTCGGTGACCACGGCGCTCGGGACGAGGACGTACGGCTGGGACGACGACGACCTCGTCGTGACGGTCACGAGTGCGGACGGCGTCCTCGAGGTCGACAACACCTACGACGCGCACCGTCGCGTCGTCCAGCAGATCAGCCCCCACGGTCGACGGGTCCGCTTCGCCTACCTGCCCGGTCGGGTCACGGTGGTGTCCGACCACGACGGCACGCGGTCGAACAGCTGGATCGCCGACCCGAAGGGACGCCTGGTCGGGGTCATCGACTCCGACGACCGTCGGCAGTCGATGAGCTACGACCCGCACGGCAACCTCGTGTCCGCGACGGAACGCGACGGTTCGGTCACCGTGCACGCCTACGACGGGCGGGGCCGACGCATCCGGACGGTGACGCCGACCGGCGGGGACCTGACCTACGGGTACGACGACGCCGACCGGGTCACCACCGTCGTCACCGAGAGCGGCAGCGTCGTCACGTACGAGTACGACGGCGACGAGCGCGACCCGGCCGTCGTCACCGACCCGATGGGTGGCCGCACCGAACTGCGCTGGCAGCACGGCCTGCTCGTCCGCGTCGTCGACCCCACGGGCGTCACCCTCGACCTCGACCACGACGCAGCCGGTGAGCTCGTCGCGGTCACCAACGCGGTCGGCGACACCGCACGGATCGAGCGGGACGACGCCGGCCGCGCCGTCGCCTCGGTCAGCCCGACCGGTGCCCGCACCGAGTACCGCCACGACGCGGCAGGGCAGGTCATCGCCCGCCGGGACCCCGACGGTTCGACCTGGACGGCCGAGTACACCGTCGGCGGGCGCGTCAGCGCCGTCACCGACCCGACCGGAGCGCGGACCGCCCTCGCCTGGGGCGCCGACGGCGAACTCGCCGCCACGACCGATGCACTCGGTCGGACGACGCGCCGGACGTACGACGACCAGGGCAACCCGCTGCAGGTCACCCTGCCGAGCGGCGCGTCCTGGACCTTCGCGCACGACGCCTTGTCGCGCCTCCAGTCCGTCGTCGACCCGACCGGCGCCGTCTGGCGGCGGGAGTACGGGGTCAACGGCGACCTGCGCGCGGTGACCGATCCCACCGGCGTCCGGCGCGAGTTCTCCGACGACCCGGCGACCGGCATCGCCACCCTCGCGGATGCGTTCGCGACGACGACCGTCCGTTCGGACGAATTCGGGCGCCCTGTCGAGGTCACCTCCGACGAGACCGGAACCGAGCTCGTCACGTACGACGCCTGTGGTCGGCCGGTCGAGCTGGTCGACGGCGAGGGCGGGCTCACCCGCCTCGAGCGGGACCTGGCTGGTCGGATCGTCGCGATCGTCGCACCGAGCGGCCAGCGGACCACCTACGAGTACGACGCCTGCGGCCGTCCGTCAGCTGCCGTCGACGCTCTCGGGAACCGCACGACGGTCACCTACGACGCCGAGTCGCGCGTCGTCGCACGGACCCTGCCCACGGGCGACGTCGAGCGCACCGAGTACGACGTCGCCGGGCGCGTGGTCGCGCGCACCACGCCGGGCGAGGGCACCTCCCGCTGGCGCTGGGACGCGGCAGGGAGGCTCGTCTCCGTCCACGACACCCGTCACGGCCGACGTCGGTTCCGCTACGACGCCGCCGGTCAGCTCGTCGAGGCCGAGAACGGCCTGGGCGGGGTCACGACCTACACGTACGACGCCGACGGGCACCTGGTCGGCGCGACCGACCCGCTCGGCGGGGTCACCCGGTACACGTACGACCGGTCCGGCCGGTTGACCGGGATCACCGATCCGCTCGGCCGGAGCACCACCGCGCGGTACGACGCCGCCGGCCGCCGGACCGAGCAGACCGACCCGGACGGCCACGTGCTCCGGTGGACGTACGACGCGGCGGGGCGTGAGGAGCAGCTCTCGGTCGACGGAACGGTCGTCGCGGACACGGCGTACGACACCACTCGCCGAGCGGTCGTCGTCACCGACCACACCCGCGGCCCGGGGCGGGACACCGAGCACGAACTCTGCTTCGACCGACGCGGTCTGCTCGTCCGGCGCAGCCGCGGTGGACGGGCGACGTCGTGGCAGTACGACGCCGACGGACGCCGCACGGCGCGCACGGACCCCGACGGGCGGCGCACGACGTGGCGTCGCGATGTCCTGGGTCGGATCGTCGCCGTGGAGCGGGACGGCCTCACCCCGGCCGTCTTCAGCTCGGACGCGCTGGGCCGCATCGTCCAGGCGTCGACCGGTGACGTCATCCAGTCGTGGTCCTACGAGCGCGGGTCGCTCGTGGAGCACACCGTGACCACGCCGAACGGCAGCACGACGACCCGGATCGAACGCGACGAGGACGACCGCATCAGCGCGATCGCCGGATCCGACGGCCGCGTCGTCTACGGTCACGACGCCGCGGCGCAACTCGTCAGTGCCCTCGACGGCAGCGGCTCCGGACGCACCTGGCAGTACGACGCGGGCGGGCGTCTCGTCGCCGAGACCGTCGATGGCGCCGGACAACGGCACGAGTACGACGCTGCCGGTCAGCTGCTCGTCACCACCACCGCCGACGGTTCCCGGACCGAGTTTGTCCACGACGGGCTGGGGCGGCGCGTCCGGCGCACTGCTCCGGACGGGTCCACCACCGAGTACGCGTGGTCGGACCTCGGCTTCCTGGCCGGCGTCGTCGAACGGGACGCGTCCTACGGCGAGACCGGCCGGATCGAGGTCTGGACCGACGCCCTGGGCGAGGTCGCCGACGCGGGCGGGGCCGAGGTCTGGTGGGACACCGCCGCGGGCGTGCCGTCCCTGACCTCCGTCGGAGCGACGCCTGTCCTTGAGTTGCCGGGCGGCATCGTCGCCGTGGACGGTGACTGGACGGCGTCGGGATGGCGCGGAGAACGGGCCACCGATGCGGCCGATCCGTGGGCGCTCCTGGCGTCGACGGTCGGGGCTGCCGGTCGAGCGGAGCTGCCGGCGGGCATCGGGCTGACCCCCGGTGGGAGCCTGAGCATCGGCGGCATGGAGTGGCTCGGGGCTCGGGTGTACGACCCGGTGGCCAAGGGGTTCCTGTCGACGGACCCGCTGGCGCCGATCGTCGGCGCGGGCTGGGCGGGGAACCCGTACTCGTACGCGGGGAACGACCCGCTGCACGCGATCGACCCGCTGGGGTTGCGGCCGGCGACGGACAAGGACTTGCAGGCGTACCGGGATGCGCACCAGGGGGGCCTCAAGACATGGGCCGACGAGCACGCCATGTTGATCGCGGGGGTCGCGATCGTCGCCGGCGTTGTCCTGATGTGCACCGGTGTCGGCGGACCCGCAGGCGTCGCCCTCATGGCGGCTTCCGGAGCCCTCATCTCCGGGGGCATCTCGGTCGGGACCCAGAAACTCCAGAACGGATCCGTCGACTGGAACAAAGCCGGAGTCGACGCGGTGATCGGCGGCGTCGGTGGCGCAGCCGGAGGCGGCGCGGCTCTCGGGCTGTCGAAGCTGGCGCCAGCGGTCGGCAACGTCGGAGGGCAGGTGGTGCAACGCGCCGCAGCGCCGATCTTCTCGACGGTGGGACGATCGACGATCGCTGCGGGGACTTCCGGCGCAGCTTCCAACATGACCGACTACGCCTTCAACGGCGAGAACCAGACGGTCGGCGGGTACGTCCAGAACGCTGCGGTCGGGTTCGGTACCGGAGCCGCGTTCAACTTGGGGGCCGGAAAGGCGAGCAGCACAGTCCTCGACCGTCTGGACATCGAGCCGCGGTTCCCGACTGGACGCCATGTGCGGCTGCCCGAAGGCGGCGTCGCCCCGAACATCGCTCGCTGGAACAGCGCGGTCGACGGGGTCGTGGACCACGTCGCGGGTGGAGCGGCCAGCGTCGTGAACGACGTCCTCGTCGGCAAGGATCCTGGAGACTACCTCCAGGACGGGATCAACGGCATCGTCTCCGGTGTCGGCTGA